A window from Dermacentor albipictus isolate Rhodes 1998 colony chromosome 10, USDA_Dalb.pri_finalv2, whole genome shotgun sequence encodes these proteins:
- the LOC139050840 gene encoding putative nuclease HARBI1 translates to MTRVSQSRVSECLRRVVEAVANAGARNKWVHFPKTTEEKAAVKERFLRRGSTPGIVGCVDGSLIAIIAPKGERKAAFMCRKGYYALNCMFTCDAEIRILAVEPVRPGADHDSAVIRRAVRARALRMGTLYVSWGRRFYVESIQAWRNSKAAVNFEVEAVS, encoded by the exons ATGACCCGTGTGTCGCAGTCAAGGGTGAGCGAGTGCCTGCGACGCGTGGTAGAGGCTGTAGCGAACGCAGgggcccgcaacaagtgggtACATTTTCCGAAGACGACCGAAGAAAAGGCAGCCGTGAAGgagcgtttccttcggcgcggtTCCACTCCCGGCATCGTAGGATGCGTGGACGGCAGCCTCATAGCCATTATCGCACCCAAGGGTGAACGCAAGGCTGCGTTCATGTGCCGCAAGGGATACTACGCCCTCAACTGCATGTTC ACCTGCGACGCGGAAATTAGGATCCTGGCCGTGGAGCCTGTGCGACCGGGGGCGGACCACGACTC CGCGGTGATCCGGCGCGCCGTCCGAGCCAGAGCCTTACGCATGGGCACACTTTACGTCTCGTGGGGCCGCCGTTTCTACGTCGAGTCCATCCAGGCTTGGCGAAACTCCAAGGCTGCTGTCAACTTCGAGGTTGAAGCTGtttcctga